From the Huiozyma naganishii CBS 8797 chromosome 2, complete genome genome, one window contains:
- the PTC3 gene encoding type 2C protein phosphatase PTC3 (similar to Saccharomyces cerevisiae PTC3 (YBL056W) and PTC2 (YER089C); ancestral locus Anc_7.374), with protein MGQILSSPVIEKEHHSGVDARSAFGLCAMQGWRMSMEDAHVVELDVLGCQIAESGDGDLKAVPHWAMYAVLDGHGGAHVARFCGAHLAEIFKSVYEKRRQKGADADALQVVPLMTESLRETFFKADEELLEDPQWQNDHSGCTATSVLISRDDKMLVCANGGGQQDRAGHMVTAGETTAFDHKPSLESERARIVAADGFVEMDRVNGNLALSRAIGDFEFKSNKTLPPEEQIVTCSPDIMQHQLDYDADDFVVLACDGIWDCLSSQECVDLVYYGINKGGMSLNDISSRIVDVCCAPTTEGTGIGCDNVSIVIVALLKDGETDEEWFARIRAKNVKSNVSFERMRREIFKTHKFPADDKDVFAITTKRIDGDNDGDAKAGTRSGTEATGTESKSASNLINLESIRQLLDTSLQINQRSDQSNNGNYFHGSGLAEMLTSLSQAVAGETTPLNEEDEEEDEEADKIQEVKDNTEKNSKSP; from the coding sequence ATGGGTCAGATACTGTCGAGTCCCGTTATAGAGAAGGAGCACCACTCCGGTGTCGATGCAAGGAGTGCGTTTGGGTTGTGTGCCATGCAAGGGTGGAGGATGTCCATGGAGGATGCGCACGTCGTGGAGTTGGACGTGCTTGGGTGCCAGATTGCTGAGAGTGGTGATGGTGACTTGAAGGCGGTGCCGCACTGGGCGATGTATGCGGTGCTTGATGGGCACGGTGGGGCGCACGTAGCGAGGTTCTGCGGGGCGCACTTGGCAGAGATATTCAAGTCCGTGTACGAGAAGCGCCGGCAGAAAGGTGCGGACGCAGATGCGCTGCAGGTGGTGCCGCTGATGACGGAGTCCCTTAGGGAaacgttcttcaaagcggACGAGGAGCTTTTGGAGGACCCGCAGTGGCAGAACGACCACAGCGGGTGCACTGCCACTTCCGTGCTGATCTCTAGGGACGATAAGATGCTCGTGTGTGCAAACGGCGGGGGACAGCAGGACCGTGCTGGCCACATGGTAACGGCAGGCGAAACCACTGCGTTCGACCACAAACCTAGCTTGGAGAGTGAGCGTGCCAGAATCGTCGCTGCAGACGGGTTCGTAGAGATGGACAGGGTCAACGGGAACCTCGCATTGTCTAGGGCCATTGGTGACTTTGAGTTCAAGTCAAACAAGACGCTGCCCCCGGAGGAGCAGATCGTTACTTGTTCGCCAGATATAATGCAGCACCAGCTCGACTACGACGCGGACGATTTCGTCGTGTTGGCCTGCGACGGGATCTGGGATTGCCTCTCCTCGCAGGAATGTGTGGATTTGGTATACTACGGGATTAATAAGGGTGGTATGTCCCTAAACGACATCTCGTCCCGGATCGTCGATGTGTGCTGTGCGCCAACAACGGAGGGTACTGGAATAGGGTGCGACAACGTGAGTATCGTTATCGTCGCATTACTCAAGGACGGCGAGACGGATGAAGAATGGTTTGCCCGTATCAGAGCCAAGAACGTCAAGAGCAACGTCTCCTTCGAAAGAATGAGAAGAGAGATCTTCAAGACACATAAATTCCCAGCGGACGACAAGGATGTGTTTGCCATTACGACCAAGAGAATCGACGGAGACAACGACGGCGATGCGAAGGCAGGAACCCGGAGTGGCACGGAGGCCACGGGCACCGAGTCCAAGTCCGCGTCAAACCTTATCAACCTTGAGTCCATCAGACAGCTGCTCGACACCTCGCTGCAGATAAACCAACGGTCAGACCAAAGCAACAACGGGAATTACTTCCATGGATCGGGACTTGCGGAGATGCTTACGTCCCTCAGTCAGGCTGTCGCCGGTGAAACGACGCCCTTgaacgaagaagacgaagaagaggacgaagagGCAGACAAAATACAGGAGGTTAAGGATAATACGGAGAAGAACTCAAAGTCGCCATAG
- the PIN4 gene encoding Pin4p (similar to Saccharomyces cerevisiae PIN4 (YBL051C); ancestral locus Anc_7.370) — protein METGNRSFERQGDAYAKQARGDSGSPDGHNLGSDNYLENEADSSMATPDDVIPNAIVIKNIPFAIKKEQLLDIIEDMDLPLPYAFNYHFDNGIFRGLAFANFTTADETYQVINNLNGKDINGRKLKVEYKKMLPQAERDRIEREKREKRGQLEEQHRSASNISLQSLGKAMSSSALNGSGSNSQLAAIFLNSNPSNNNNNNGSSGNFGLYNSSQNYSSSSLGQQQSSSQSQQQPLLTTQHTANSLYQQNYQQPPQVPSQILLQQSQVGAGANDRFLAPLPSSSTVPIPPQQLDFNDPETLEIYSQLLLFKDRERTYSELAYPNGLSANHKRIINVLCSYLNLTEVYDPRFMIIKRKVLDHSSLQKHLQQQGQLPVNGSNPLQPTSTGGSFSKSHSYTSLLQAHASAAAAAASNSGSNVTGNGTPGNVGLGNNYGSSKISHVTPVPLSSLSQSGVTGASILQQQNAPGNGSPRSVLNNAVLFNTDQVTPQSLANAQAQQQQQSFMRQQATLTPSSRIPSGYSSNHQSTFSTLNPLLRNAGASPTAATTQTNTASHRMLSAFHNSANANSPTISSASTYYDQQPQSQSQSQQQLAPQHTNGSIHSNFSIQSFHDDGVPLSSAQLMSTNELIYKSLSHTGTGNGSPAAAAGATSAPTAPVTATAGSGTTDTTNELENNLARSLSGLDLTKQPVQNNKKPVW, from the coding sequence ATGGAGACTGGGAACCGCAGTTTTGAGAGGCAGGGAGATGCGTACGCGAAACAGGCGCGTGGAGACAGTGGTTCACCAGATGGACACAATTTAGGATCCGACAACTACCTGGAGAACGAGGCGGACTCGTCGATGGCGACACCCGATGATGTCATTCCGAACGCTATAGTGATTAAGAATATCCCATTTGCCATCAAGAAGGAGCAACTGTTGGACATCATCGAGGATATGGATCTGCCCCTACCTTACGCATTCAACTACCATTTCGACAATGGTATTTTCCGTGGGTTGGCGTTCGCCAACTTCACCACAGCGGATGAAACCTATCAAGTtatcaacaacttgaacGGGAAGGATATCAACGGTAGGAAACTGAAGGTCGAGTACAAGAAAATGCTCCCCCAGGCAGAGAGAGATAGAATCGAAAGAGAGAAGCGTGAAAAAAGGGgccaacttgaagaacagcatAGATCAGCCTCGAATATCTCTTTACAATCCTTGGGTAAAGCCATGTCCAGTTCCGCACTGAACGGCAGCGGCTCAAATTCTCAACTGGCtgcaatatttttgaacagcaaccctagcaacaacaacaacaacaacggaTCCTCGGGGAACTTCGGCCTCTACAACAGCAGTCAGAACTATTCCAGCAGTAGTTTGGGCCAACAACAGTCGTCTTCTCAGTcgcaacaacaaccgtTGCTGACGACTCAGCACACCGCAAATTCTTTGTATCAACAGAATTACCAACAACCACCACAGGTGCCATCTCAAATCCTTTTGCAGCAATCGCAGGTTGGAGCTGGTGCAAATGACAGATTTTTGGCACCGTTGCCTTCCTCTTCCACTGTCCCAATTCCACCGCAACAGCTGGATTTTAATGATCCCGAGACTTTGGAAATCTACTCCCAGCTATTGTTGTTTAAGGACCGTGAGAGAACATATTCGGAACTGGCATATCCAAACGGACTTTCTGCGAACCACAAGCGCATAATCAATGTTTTGTGCTCATATTTGAATCTGACAGAGGTTTATGATCCAAGATTTATGATTataaagaggaaagtgtTGGACCACTCCTCTTTGCAGAAGCATTTACAACAGCAGGGGCAACTCCCTGTCAATGGCTCCAATCCATTGCAACCTACCTCTACTGGTGGGTCTTTCAGCAAGTCTCACTCCTATACCAGCCTACTGCAAGCTCATGCTTCagctgctgccgctgccgccTCAAATTCAGGCTCTAACGTCACCGGCAATGGTACCCCTGGTAACGTTGGATTAGGGAATAACTACGGCTCCTCCAAGATCTCTCATGTAACGCCCGTGCCGTTGTCGAGTCTTAGCCAGTCTGGTGTTACTGGTGCCAGTATCCTGCAGCAACAGAATGCCCCAGGGAACGGTTCTCCAAGAAGCGTGTTGAATAACGCAGTGCTGTTTAATACAGACCAGGTGACGCCACAAAGTTTGGCCAACGCCCAGgctcaacagcagcaacagtcATTCATGAGACAGCAGGCCACTTTGACCCCATCTTCTCGTATTCCATCGGGCTACTCTTCAAACCATCAATCAACTTTCAGTACCCTGAATCCACTGCTGAGGAATGCCGGGGCCTCGCCCACGGCAGCGACGACCCAAACTAACACGGCGTCACACAGGATGCTATCCGCTTTCCACAACAGTGCTAATGCGAACAGCCCCACCATCAGCAGCGCATCGACCTACTACGACCAGCAACCGCAATCTCAATCTCAATCCCAGCAGCAACTGGCTCCACAACATACTAACGGCTCCATTCATTCGAACTTTTCGATTCAGTCCTTTCACGATGACGGTGTTCCGTTATCGTCTGCGCAGTTAATGAGCACCAACGAGTTGATCTATAAATCGTTGAGCCACACTGGTACTGGGAACGGGAGCCCTGCTGCAGCTGCCGGCGCCACTTCAGCACCAACCGCACCCGTAACTGCTACTGCTGgatctggaacaactgACACCACGAACGAATTGGAGAATAACCTCGCTCGTTCTTTGAGTGGGCTGGATTTGACGAAGCAACCCGTgcagaacaacaagaagcCCGTATGGTAA
- the TOD6 gene encoding Tod6p (similar to Saccharomyces cerevisiae YBL054W and DOT6 (YER088C); ancestral locus Anc_7.372) translates to MPAPKSAAKNLSAHNHNTILGNSHPHPHKHQVRHQHTHHSHPHQFGQSGFHTHEVRKTSVDATHLPGLNGGFVKSEREPSLPTPEHASVQIPVMEEERRTGAGQDQGKSLVPHTTATIVNSDENSTKDNGANGPSTTKNPSSWDPQDDLLLRHLKEVKRLGWKDISLYFKNRTPNACQFRWRRLKSGNLKSNKTALVDVTDLNIMELKSPNIDLEYLTKNSGNLPSKFSVNIPTPPIAPLGSAGKAQTSFNRAIDETNKPHYQRQNTPDSDTTRMSPPRVLDANSSPGKLASGMHTILSSASTSNSNGKKQSEAASGQLKKSYPAANTTKFVKPRSFSHSATRPNLQSQKTPHQHHHKPQYRNVFPTEEENIGFVPKIIVRSRRSSLNPLQLPNLSNLPQDNFMHALNTTLTTMKSRKNSFVYSRRSSFNLSSVPTSRRSSFNLSSTNTSRRSSIVTPAAPPPPPSIKLGAGLVTAPRKDFMTPQASYMDSSLRPTREKQHFKKWSKDEDDLLLEVNSKKFTLKELSIVLGQRSEEEIQWRFNHLNSRTNTLGSHDIDTSSRHSKNTVTTIKPDPSQIIKEVI, encoded by the coding sequence ATGCCAGCTCCTAAATCAGCAGCTAAAAATTTATCGGCTCACAATCACAATACTATTCTCGGTAACAGCCACCCACACCCTCACAAACATCAGGTACGTCATCAGCACACGCACCATTCGCACCCGCACCAGTTCGGTCAAAGTGGTTTCCACACTCACGAAGTCCGGAAAACAAGCGTCGATGCAACACATCTTCCCGGATTAAACGGTGGGTTCGTGAAAAGTGAACGGGAACCGTCGTTGCCAACACCGGAGCATGCAAGTGTACAGATCCCCGTGATGGAGGAGGAACGGAGGACTGGCGCAGGCCAGGATCAGGGAAAGAGTCTCGTTCCACACACCACCGCCACGATTGTCAATAGTGATGAAAACAGTACAAAAGATAATGGCGCGAACGGTCCCAGTACCACTAAAAACCCGTCGTCGTGGGATCCTCAAGACgatctgctgctgcgtcATTTGAAAGAGGTGAAAAGACTGGGATGGAAGGACATCTCCctgtacttcaaaaatagGACCCCCAATGCGTGCCAATTCCGGTGGAGGAGGTTGAAATCCGGTAATTTGAAGTCGAATAAGACCGCGCTGGTCGACGTCACCGATTTAAACATCATGGAGCTGAAATCTCCGAATATCGATCTGGAATACTTGACAAAGAACAGTGGGAACCTGCCAAGCAAGTTTTCTGTGAATATTCCAACACCTCCAATTGCGCCGCTGGGATCCGCAGGGAAGGCGCAGACCTCGTTTAACAGGGCAATAGAcgaaacaaacaaaccTCACTATCAAAGACAGAACACACCGGATTCAGATACAACCCGCATGAGCCCGCCCAGAGTACTGGACGCCAACTCAAGTCCAGGTAAGTTGGCGAGCGGCATGCACACTATCTTATCTTCAGCGTCAACAAGCAATTCGAATGGAAAGAAGCAATCTGAGGCGGCCAGTGGtcagttgaagaaatcttACCCCGCAGCGAACACCACCAAATTTGTCAAGCCAAGATCGTTCTCCCACTCGGCCACAAGACCGAACTTGCAATCGCAGAAGACTCCACACCAACATCACCACAAACCGCAGTACAGAAATGTTTTCCCaacagaggaggaaaacaTTGGCTTCGTCCCAAAAATCATCGTGAGATCGAGGAGGAGCTCGTTGAACCCGCTACAGCTGCCAAACTTGTCAAACTTGCCTCAGGACAACTTCATGCATGCATTAAACACAACATTAACTACCATGAAGTCGAGGAAAAATTCGTTCGTTTACTCGCGGAGGTCGTCCTTTAACTTATCTAGCGTCCCTACTTCGAGGAGATCGTCGTTCAATCTATCGAGCACCAACACGTCACGGCGATCATCCATCGTTACCCCCGCAGCACCACCTCCACCACCAAGTATCAAACTTGGAGCCGGGTTGGTCACTGCGCCTAGGAAGGATTTCATGACACCACAAGCGTCATACATGGACTCCTCTCTAAGGCCAACCAGGGAGAAACaacatttcaaaaaatggagtaaagatgaagatgactTGCTACTAGAGGTCAACAGCAAGAAATTCACACTGAAAGAGCTGTCAATTGTTCTAGGACAGAGGTCCGAAGAAGAGATCCAGTGGAGGTTTAACCATCTAAACAGCCGGACCAACACCCTGGGCAGCCATGATATTGACACCTCGTCCAGACACTCTAAGAACACGGTTACTACTATAAAACCAGATCCGTCACAGATAATAAAGGAGGTCATATAA
- the PTH2 gene encoding aminoacyl-tRNA hydrolase (similar to Saccharomyces cerevisiae PTH2 (YBL057C); ancestral locus Anc_7.376) — protein sequence MLAGGNSGVPLLFGVAAVSLATGFYIGQSVTGPAPVADLEDDEESEEEEEEYAVDSRELNEVPGEVRMALVVRQDLGMQRGKIAAQCCHAAVACYRLIAADPARESYNPQLLNRWLRGGQAKITLKCPDKGSLDELYAAAIALGVNASVVHDAGRTQIAAGSATVLGLGPAPKSVLDQITGDLKLY from the coding sequence ATGCTCGCTGGAGGGAATTCCGGGGtgccgctgctgtttgGGGTTGCTGCCGTGTCGTTGGCGACCGGGTTTTACATTGGCCAGTCCGTAACGGGTCCCGCTCCCGTTGCAGACCTcgaagacgatgaggagtccgaggaggaagaagaggagtACGCAGTGGACTCTCGGGAGCTGAACGAGGTGCCAGGGGAGGTGCGGATGGCGTTAGTCGTGCGGCAGGACCTGGGCATGCAGCGCGGGAAGATCGCCGCACAGTGCTGCCACGCAGCGGTCGCTTGCTACCGACTCATCGCGGCAGACCCGGCTCGGGAGTCGTATAACCCGCAACTGCTAAACCGCTGGCTGCGTGGTGGACAGGCGAAGATTACGCTCAAGTGCCCAGATAAGGGCTCCCTCGACGAACTGTACGCTGCGGCCATTGCGCTCGGTGTGAACGCCAGTGTCGTCCACGACGCCGGAAGGACGCAGATCGCTGCAGGGTCTGCCACCGTTCTGGGTCTGGGACCGGCCCCTAAGAGTGTGCTTGATCAGATCACTGGAGACCTGAAATTGTACTGA
- the SAS3 gene encoding histone acetyltransferase (similar to Saccharomyces cerevisiae SAS3 (YBL052C); ancestral locus Anc_7.371), with protein MSSSNDQEAGTHRDPVQKRSRYADYILRSLQIDSNRAFGNLDWNDRDDDDSSSARRHLRSRRSAVRNGSKTEIVHSIEEVGNAVVENNTPRGEESVSGGEPSAEEKRKPRIKIVWSYQQQQQQEHISPFPTDIAVANKLNGKVEFFTKLNGVRYKYPGGVKIKYDRNQLLNFNRLIPNGFSENDLPPVDNKARALPNDFQDKELLFKSVYKYKKDYTVGKLVPNETDKEVFNILLQRSSKARFVNSNISLSYQQKISKLADIRIKFLHGRYKPVIRSGIGYIYINGFEIKTLYPSPYPESVNFQRIVHICSYCLHYCSSRYEFSRHDDKCLQKLQGRPPGTEVYRDKEISIFEVDGREEKLFCRNLCLLSMLFLKSKTLYYEVEPFMFYVLYKNEGEFIGYFSKEKVNSTGFNLSCIITLPTYRRAGYGHLLMEFSYLLSRREYKLGTPEKPLSDLGLLTYRNYWKIKCAETLLFLHKKNCTRISLNELSSLTGLTTTDIVFGLEQLKVICCRKNITRPRKKDYGLYIDNWDRIQQVYDAWRSKGYVTLKSDSLLWKPMIYGPSSGVNAIISHTSNTEPHLEEEDPPVDFFNKQMSSAVRSISEHGFGELSPEDITIAEINQRAGETADDDVDDEDSENWHVCVLNSNGAWSSGEPLETVLRPKSSLSAPSISDAEDEDDEMVTAPGVRNHRKNIHFVNGTVDDGEPDRTGVSYTGTNPEPASPMASSIKYHR; from the coding sequence ATGTCCTCTTCGAATGATCAGGAAGCTGGGACACATAGAGATCCCGTTCAGAAACGTTCGCGATACGCGGATTATATACTGCGATCGCTGCAGATTGACTCTAACAGAGCATTCGGGAACCTTGATTGGAACGATAgggacgacgacgactcGTCTTCTGCAAGACGCCATCTCAGATCGCGTAGGAGTGCCGTGAGAAACGGTTCTAAAACGGAAATTGTACATTCAATCGAAGAAGTTGGGAATGCTGTAGTGGAGAATAATACCCCCCGTGGTGAAGAATCTGTATCTGGGGGAGAACCGAGCGCtgaagagaagaggaaaccGAGAATCAAAATTGTATGGTCttaccaacaacaacaacaacaggagcATATTTCTCCTTTTCCTACAGATATTGCTGTTGCTAACAAACTCAATGGAAAGGTGGAGTTTTTTACAAAGCTGAATGGGGTCAGGTATAAGTATCCCGGTGGTGTCAAAATAAAGTATGATCGTAATCAACTCCTCAATTTCAACAGACTGATACCGAACGGGTTCAGTGAGAATGATTTACCCCCCGTAGATAACAAAGCGCGCGCCCTCCCTAACGACTTCCAGGACAAAGAACTCCTGTTTAAGTCTGTATACAAGTACAAAAAAGACTATACCGTTGGAAAACTCGTACCGAACGAAACCGATAAAGAAGTGTTCAATATACTGTTGCAGCGCTCTTCTAAGGCAAGGTTTGTAAATTCGAATATTTCGTTATCGTACCAGCAAAAGATATCCAAACTGGCTGACATACGCATAAAATTCCTGCATGGCCGTTACAAACCTGTTATCCGCAGCGGAATTGGTTACATTTACATTAACGGGtttgaaataaaaacaCTTTACCCGAGCCCTTATCCGGAATCTGTCAATTTCCAAAGGATTGTACACATATGTTCGTATTGTTTACACTACTGTTCTTCTCGATATGAATTCTCAAGACACGATGACAAGTGTTTACAAAAGTTACAGGGGCGACCGCCAGGGACCGAGGTTTACAGAGATAAAGAGATAAGTATTTTTGAGGTGGACGGAAGAgaggagaaactgttttgTAGGAACTTGTGTCTGCTCTCTATGCTATTTCTCAAATCGAAGACACTGTACTATGAAGTGGAGCCATTCATGTTCTATGTGCTTTACAAGAATGAGGGAGAATTCATCGGATACTTCTCAAAGGAGAAAGTCAATTCAACTGGCTTCAATCTGAGCTGTATCATAACACTACCTACCTACAGGAGGGCAGGGTACGGTCATTTACTGATGGAGTTCTCTTATTTGTTATCTAGACGGGAATACAAATTGGGTACTCCTGAGAAACCGCTTTCTGATCTTGGTCTTCTTACTTATAGAAACTACTGGAAGATCAAGTGTGCAGAGACACTCCTCTTCTTACACAAGAAAAATTGTACCCGAATAAGCCTGAATGAGTTAAGCTCTTTGACGGGACTGACGACCACCGACATTGTATTTGGGTTGGAACAACTGAAAGTTATATGTTGCCGAAAAAATATTACAAGACCGAGGAAAAAGGACTATGGACTTTACATCGACAACTGGGATCGTATCCAACAAGTATACGACGCCTGGAGATCTAAGGGTTATGTTACACTAAAGTCTGATAGCCTGTTATGGAAGCCCATGATTTatggtccatcatctggaGTCAATGCAATCATCAGCCACACATCCAATACAGAACCCCATTTAGAAGAGGAAGACCCCCCCGTGGACTTTTTCAATAAGCAGATGTCGTCAGCAGTTCGGTCTATCTCAGAGCACGGGTTTGGTGAACTGTCTCCAGAGGATATCACTATAGCTGAGATTAATCAAAGAGCGGGCGAAACTGCAGATGATGACGTAGATGACGAAGATAGTGAAAATTGGCATGTGTGTGTCCTAAACTCCAATGGTGCCTGGAGTTCAGGGGAACCTCTTGAGACTGTATTGAGGCCAAAAAGTAGTCTATCGGCACCAAGTATCAGTGATGCTGAGgatgaagacgacgagATGGTGACAGCCCCAGGGGTGAGAAACCATCGCAAAAATATCCATTTTGTAAATGGTACGGTTGATGACGGGGAACCGGATCGTACTGGAGTGTCTTACACAGGAACGAACCCTGAGCCCGCTTCCCCAATGGCATCTTCAATTAAGTACCATCGATGA
- the SHP1 gene encoding protein phosphatase regulator SHP1 (similar to Saccharomyces cerevisiae SHP1 (YBL058W); ancestral locus Anc_7.377), with the protein MDSQQIQKFMELTGSDVATATRYVRECGGVEEACNTYFATEHDAPVESPVEPPVESPASAGAGAGAGSSSGNNSRFMSFADMVRSQGDKEDEEDPDRPRNTFAGGETSGLEVTDPNDANAVIKDLLEKARRNGEQLGESGSSPAPPMATSSSGHQQHEQGREHLFTGKGYRLGSGVDAASAIVEDSTEQQRKRPTKVTREITFWKEGFQVGEGPLFRYDDPANNFYLNELNQGRAPLKLLNVELGQEVEVNVFKKLDESYKPPKRKLGGFQGHGQRLGSPIPGESQSSAAPEVASPPSVKETTPSEPVKGDTSVQIRYASGTREVLRCFSLDTVQSLYDHVLEHTQDRSKQFTLNHAFPVKPITDMQLTLKDADLVNSVVVQRWA; encoded by the coding sequence ATGGACTCGCAGCAGATTCAGAAGTTTATGGAGCTGACGGGCTCGGATGTGGCCACGGCAACGCGGTACGTCCGGGAGTGTGGTGGCGTGGAGGAGGCATGTAACACGTATTTCGCCACTGAGCACGATGCACCAGTGGAGTCGCCAGTGGAGCCACCTGTGGAGAGTCCTGCTagtgctggtgctggtgctggtgctggtagtagtagtgggAACAACTCGCGGTTTATGAGTTTCGCGGATATGGTCAGGTCGCAGGGGGACAaagaggatgaggaggaccCTGACAGGCCCAGGAACACATTTGCTGGCGGGGAAACCTCTGGGCTGGAGGTGACGGATCCGAACGACGCGAATGCGGTGATCAAGGATCTGCTTGAGAAGGCGAGGCGCAATGGGGAACAATTGGGCGAGTCCGGTTCGTCCCCTGCTCCTCCAATGGCAACCTCGTCCTCAGGCCACCAGCAACACGAACAAGGCAGAGAGCATCTGTTTACAGGGAAAGGGTATAGGCTCGGTTCTGGAGTGGACGCAGCCAGTGCAATTGTGGAGGACTCCACGGAGCAGCAACGGAAGAGACCAACGAAGGTCACTAGAGAGATCACTTTCTGGAAGGAAGGGTTCCAAGTCGGGGAAGGTCCCCTGTTCCGGTACGACGATCCTGCGAACAACTTCTACTTGAACGAATTGAACCAGGGGAGGGCGCCGTTAAAGCTGTTGAACGTCGAATTGggacaagaagttgaagtAAACGTGTTCAAGAAGCTCGACGAATCCTACAAGCCGCCCAAGAGGAAGCTTGGCGGGTTCCAAGGCCATGGACAGAGACTTGGGTCGCCGATCCCAGGTGAATCGCAATCCTCTGCGGCCCCTGAGGTGGCATCGCCTCCATCTGTGAAAGAAACCACGCCCTCAGAACCGGTGAAGGGGGACACATCCGTGCAGATACGGTATGCGTCGGGCACCCGTGAGGTTCTACGGTGCTTTTCATTGGACACCGTGCAGTCTCTGTACGACCATGTCTTGGAACACACTCAGGACAGGTCGAAACAGTTCACGTTGAACCATGCCTTCCCAGTGAAGCCCATTACGGACATGCAATTGACGTTGAAGGATGCAGACCTCGTCAACTCCGTTGTCGTGCAAAGGTGGGCGTAA
- the KNAG0B02460 gene encoding 3'-5'-exodeoxyribonuclease (similar to Saccharomyces cerevisiae YBL055C; ancestral locus Anc_7.373): MLKSATSRAMSSVTPGKVVSGTAPHFYDIGLNLTDPMFQGIYHGKQKHASDISNVLFRASECNVKSVLLTGSSFTESKDAMKLAQVWRDNSFALNLYYTVGVHPCCVNEFALQHQNQTIDRPSNDEEYNSQLHNSVSSDPATAVTNLRKLFDLIQLSMQNSQFRAIGEIGLDYDRLHYSSREMQQIFFEEQLKLSCLVNDDKKPLFLHMRSCAGDFIRILKKFIIGFLDHEDRFQLRDLVHEGDKDNAIFYKFNPDRKFVVHSFTDSLEDLSSLLQLSPNCYIGMNGASFRSSENIDCVREVPLDRLLLETDSPWCEMKRTHESAKYMDNADVSRYQSVKKEKLDKIPREEWNLYTVKGRNEPCHMASVAALVANVKKISLDEVIQTVWSTSCKVYGE; encoded by the coding sequence ATGTTAAAGTCTGCGACCAGTCGAGCAATGAGTTCTGTAACACCGGGCAAAGTGGTTAGTGGCACGGCTCCCCATTTCTATGACATCGGGCTGAATTTGACGGATCCGATGTTCCAAGGTATTTACCACGGGAAGCAGAAACACGCCTCTGATATCAGTAACGTGCTGTTTAGGGCATCTGAGTGCAACGTTAAGAGTGTCCTGCTGACTGGGTCATCCTTCACGGAATCCAAGGACGCAATGAAGTTGGCACAAGTGTGGAGGGACAATTCGTTTGCGTTGAACCTATACTACACTGTCGGTGTGCACCCATGCTGCGTGAACGAGTTTGCCCTTCAGCACCAGAACCAGACTATAGACCGGCCGTCTAACGACGAGGAGTACAACTCCCAATTGCACAATTCCGTGTCGTCGGATCCAGCTACTGCGGTAACAAACTTGCGGAAGTTGTTTGATCTGATCCAGTTGAGTATGCAAAACTCACAGTTCAGAGCCATAGGTGAAATAGGTCTGGATTACGATAGGTTGCATTATTCCTCTAGGGAGATGCAGCAAATCTTCTTCGAGGAGCAACTCAAACTGTCCTGTCTTGTCAATGACGATAAGAAACCGCTGTTCCTCCACATGAGAAGCTGCGCAGGCGACTTCATACGcatcttgaaaaaatttatCATTGGATTTCTGGACCACGAGGACAGATTCCAATTGAGAGATCTCGTGCACGAGGGGGACAAAGACAACGCCATTTTCTACAAGTTCAACCCGGACAGGAAATTCGTCGTTCACTCGTTCACGGACTCCCTCGAAGATTTGAGCAGTCTGTTACAGTTGTCGCCCAACTGTTACATTGGGATGAACGGTGCATCCTTCAGATCAAGCGAAAACATCGACTGTGTCCGCGAAGTGCCCCTGGACAGACTGCTCTTGGAGACAGACTCCCCCTGGTGCGAGATGAAGAGAACGCACGAATCGGCGAAATATATGGACAACGCGGATGTGAGCCGGTACCAGTCTGTCAAGAAGGAAAAGTTGGATAAAATACCTCGCGAAGAATGGAACTTGTATACAGTCAAAGGCAGGAACGAACCATGCCATATGGCCAGCGTAGCCGCGCTTGTTGCGAATGTGAAGAAAATTAGTCTCGATGAAGTTATCCAGACGGTGTGGTCAACTTCTTGTAAAGTATATGGTGAGTGA